The DNA segment CCGCAAATGGCGCTTACGCTGGGATTAAGCGGCCTTCTGGCGGCGGTAATCGCCTGTAGCATCAAAATCAAACCGACCTCTCTGACATTACGCAGCGGCGCGTATCGCGCCCTCAACGTGCTGGCTTCGCTTCTGCTGATCGTGCTGGTCGCCGCCTGCTTCTACAAAGATTACGCCTCGCTTTTTCGCAATAACAAAGAGCTGATCAAGTCTCTCAGCCCGTCGAACAGCCTGGTCGCCAGTTGGTCGTGGTATTCACATGAGCGACTCGCCAACCTGCCTTTGGTACGCATTGGCGAAGATGCGCATCGCAATCCCGCGATGCTGAAAGAAAAACGGCATAATCTGACCATCCTGATCGTCGGCGAAACCTCGCGTGGGGATAACTTCTCGCTGTCTGGCTATTCACGGCAAACCAACCCGCGTCTGGCGCAGGATAATGTGGTCTACTTCCCGCACACCACCTCCTGCGGCACCGCAACGGCGATCTCGGTTCCCTGCATGTTTTCCGGTATGCCGCGTAAACACTACAACGAAGGGCTGGCGCACCATCAGGAAGGGTTGCTGGACATCATTCAGCGAGCCGGAGTTAGCGTGCTGTGGAACGATAACGACGGCGGCTGTAAAGGCGCCTGCGATCGCGTGCCGCATCAGGATATGACCGCGCTGAAATTGCCGGGTCAGTGCATTAACGGCGAATGTTACGACGAAGTGCTCTTTCACGGGCTGGAGGAATACATCAATAAACTCCAGGGCGACGGCGTCATTGTGCTGCACACCATCGGCAGCCACGGCCCGACCTATTATCACCGTTATCCGCCGCAGTTTGCGCAATTTACCCCGACCTGCGACACCAATGAAATTCAGACCTGTTCGCAGCAACAGTTAGTGAATACGTACGATAATACCGTACTGTACGTGGACTATATTGTTGATAAGGCAATCAATATATTAAAAGCGCATCAGGATAAATTCACCACCAGCCTGGTCTATCTTTCCGACCACGGTGAATCTTTAGGAGAAAATGGCGTCTATTTGCATGGGCTGCCATACGCCATTGCGCCGGATGCGCAAAAGCATATCCCGATGCTCCTCTGGCTCTCGGAGGATTATCAGAAACGTTACCGGACAGACCTGACATGTTTGCAAAAGCGGGCAGCCCAGGAGGATTTCTCGCAGGACAACCTTTTCTCAACCATGCTCGGATTAACGGGCGTACGGACCAGGAACTACCAGGCCGCAGACGATATTCTGCAACCTTGCAGGAGGCTAACTGAATGAAAATTCTGATTGTTGAAGACGATACGCTGTTATTACAGGGACTGATACTTGCTGCACAAACGGAGGGTTACGCCTGCGACGGCGTTTCTACCGCCCGGGCGGCGGAACACTGTCTGGAAACAGGGCATTACAGCCTGGTCGTGCTGGATCTTGGGTTGCCTGATGAGGACGGTCTGCATTTTCTGACGCGAATAAGACAGAAAAAATACACCCTTCCGGTATTGATCCTCACCGCCCGCGACACGCTCAACGACCGCATCACCGGGCTGGATGTCGGGGCGGATGATTATCTGGTGAAGCCGTTTGCGCTGGAGGAGTTACATGCGCGTATTCGCGCGCTGCTGCGCCGTCACCACAATCAGGGTGAAAGCGAATTGACCGTCGGCAATCTGATGCTGAATCTGGGGCGTCGTCAGGTGTGGCTGGCCGGGCAAGAGCTTATCTTAACGCCCAAAGAGTATGCGCTGCTGTCGCGGCTGATGCTCAAAGCAGGCAGCCCGGTACACCGTGAAATCTTGTATAACGACATCTATAACTGGGACAACGAACCGTCAACCAATACCCTGGAAGTGCATATTCACAACCTGCGCGACAAAGTGGGGAAATCACGTATCCGCACGGTGCGCGGGTTTGGTTATATGCTGGTTGCCGTTGAGGAAAACTAAGTGAACCTTACGCGTTTTCTGCACAGACCGATGACCCTTCGTCAGCGTCTGATGCTGACCATT comes from the Citrobacter koseri ATCC BAA-895 genome and includes:
- the pmrA gene encoding two-component system response regulator PmrA — its product is MKILIVEDDTLLLQGLILAAQTEGYACDGVSTARAAEHCLETGHYSLVVLDLGLPDEDGLHFLTRIRQKKYTLPVLILTARDTLNDRITGLDVGADDYLVKPFALEELHARIRALLRRHHNQGESELTVGNLMLNLGRRQVWLAGQELILTPKEYALLSRLMLKAGSPVHREILYNDIYNWDNEPSTNTLEVHIHNLRDKVGKSRIRTVRGFGYMLVAVEEN
- the eptA gene encoding phosphoethanolamine transferase EptA — translated: MLKRVLKRPTLGHITWLLLLSFYIAVCLNIAFYKQVMQALPLDSMHNVLVFLSMPLVAFSVINIVLTLASFLWLNRPLACLFILTGAAAQYFIMTYGIVMDRSMIANMMDTTPAETFALVTPQMALTLGLSGLLAAVIACSIKIKPTSLTLRSGAYRALNVLASLLLIVLVAACFYKDYASLFRNNKELIKSLSPSNSLVASWSWYSHERLANLPLVRIGEDAHRNPAMLKEKRHNLTILIVGETSRGDNFSLSGYSRQTNPRLAQDNVVYFPHTTSCGTATAISVPCMFSGMPRKHYNEGLAHHQEGLLDIIQRAGVSVLWNDNDGGCKGACDRVPHQDMTALKLPGQCINGECYDEVLFHGLEEYINKLQGDGVIVLHTIGSHGPTYYHRYPPQFAQFTPTCDTNEIQTCSQQQLVNTYDNTVLYVDYIVDKAINILKAHQDKFTTSLVYLSDHGESLGENGVYLHGLPYAIAPDAQKHIPMLLWLSEDYQKRYRTDLTCLQKRAAQEDFSQDNLFSTMLGLTGVRTRNYQAADDILQPCRRLTE